The Desulfovulcanus ferrireducens genome has a window encoding:
- a CDS encoding putative CRISPR-associated protein produces the protein MRNTLLCTVGTSFLGNLKRLEPGSDMPAEWEEIRLSSEQKDWKRVARLMANIDPAHGCCGAEINTIEHLRYKKGIDLDNLIFLVSDTEQGRNMGQFLKKYFALRKDLKFKTLDYAVIENLQDEAPRDFRTKGLRNLVKTIGDYIQRFGGERFVALDATGGYKAQIAIAVVIGQALNIPVYYKHERFNEIIDFPPLPISLDYDLVGENADILMSLEQGSCFAESELGVIDERLKIFLTEVEVDGERLYELSPIGQVYLLSYDRRHQSAPQTLEKAVERKEPTFGNDHHYPGGLKKFVNKIWEENKWIKTIHTEPYYGQRDIKGKHFRVKSDKDGYKLIGTYKHKDFGARFRIRISDESKNALNWAAVYLGKKYGGQKDI, from the coding sequence ATGAGAAATACGCTTCTTTGTACTGTAGGAACCAGTTTTCTGGGCAATTTGAAACGGCTGGAACCAGGCTCGGACATGCCGGCTGAGTGGGAAGAAATTCGGCTCTCCTCGGAGCAAAAGGATTGGAAAAGAGTGGCCAGGTTAATGGCAAACATTGATCCTGCGCATGGTTGTTGCGGGGCAGAGATCAATACCATTGAACACTTAAGGTATAAAAAAGGGATAGACTTGGATAACCTTATTTTTCTTGTTTCTGATACTGAACAGGGCAGGAACATGGGGCAGTTCCTGAAGAAATATTTTGCCCTGAGAAAGGATTTGAAATTTAAGACCCTGGATTATGCCGTGATCGAAAATTTGCAGGATGAGGCGCCAAGGGACTTCAGGACTAAAGGACTCAGGAACCTGGTCAAAACCATAGGCGACTATATCCAGAGATTTGGGGGCGAGAGGTTTGTCGCCCTGGATGCAACAGGGGGCTATAAAGCGCAGATTGCCATTGCCGTGGTTATCGGACAGGCACTGAACATACCCGTTTACTACAAGCATGAACGTTTCAACGAGATCATTGATTTTCCTCCCTTGCCAATTTCGTTGGACTATGACCTAGTGGGTGAAAACGCAGATATATTGATGAGTCTTGAACAAGGGAGTTGTTTTGCGGAGAGCGAGCTGGGGGTGATAGATGAAAGGCTCAAAATATTTTTGACCGAGGTGGAGGTTGATGGCGAAAGGCTTTATGAATTGAGTCCGATTGGGCAGGTTTATCTGCTTAGCTATGACAGAAGACATCAGAGCGCGCCGCAAACACTTGAAAAGGCAGTAGAACGCAAAGAGCCCACTTTTGGCAATGACCACCATTATCCAGGCGGTCTTAAGAAGTTTGTCAACAAGATTTGGGAAGAAAATAAATGGATAAAGACTATCCATACTGAACCATATTACGGACAAAGAGACATTAAGGGCAAGCATTTCAGAGTAAAGTCGGACAAAGATGGATACAAATTAATCGGAACCTATAAACACAAGGATTTTGGCGCCAGGTTCAGGATTCGTATTTCTGATGAGTCTAAAAATGCATTGAATTGGGCGGCTGTTTATTTGGGGAAGAAGTATGGAGGGCAAAAAGATATTTAG
- the csm5 gene encoding type III-A CRISPR-associated RAMP protein Csm5 — MTYYTLTLEVLTPVHVGTGEDLDALNYVLQKQDKDAYIFLVDSGRWFADHAQEPDVARALKNYNYLELRRILSRARDISSYATAKIPVAAQELVDFYSQAMQGKRNENELRINLLPRNPVGDYAYVPGSSIKGAIRTAIGSFLAHTVTAEAERKCSFNERKQKECFDSYNKIIFGDVRFDVFKHLKISDAVVPEDGAEIVRPVEVGKNPNKRSVPKGYVEALKCLCAGHDLRLKARLSIGDFADQKDAKCKRKIPSFGLNELLLALNQFYRARFEEEITKFYNLPHLRQVGAGLKPVMERIKQIKNNQALMRIGHFCHVESMTWDKVRKPKGKKIGNRYVYGTTRTLAEASYPFGWVLLTFDEGYSPDEHIPSFAMPVTASVKEHSKADEPDQDLQEPEVNQSREKLKSLQQRLEALPANQRAGSLPNIVHEVMADEDTEFQNQARQVIVEFVQKTGLKKSVKKKKWYHELVNG; from the coding sequence ATGACATATTATACCCTGACTCTGGAAGTATTAACGCCTGTGCATGTTGGAACTGGTGAAGACCTGGATGCGTTAAATTATGTGCTGCAAAAACAGGACAAAGATGCGTATATTTTTCTTGTGGATAGTGGCCGGTGGTTTGCTGACCATGCGCAGGAGCCAGATGTGGCAAGGGCGTTAAAAAATTACAATTATCTGGAATTAAGGCGTATTTTAAGCAGAGCCAGAGATATAAGCAGTTATGCAACAGCAAAAATACCTGTGGCAGCACAGGAATTGGTGGATTTTTACAGTCAGGCCATGCAGGGCAAGCGTAATGAAAATGAATTGCGCATTAATCTTTTGCCGCGCAATCCTGTGGGAGATTATGCCTATGTTCCGGGCAGCAGTATTAAGGGAGCCATACGCACGGCCATAGGAAGTTTTTTGGCTCATACTGTAACTGCCGAGGCAGAGCGAAAATGTTCTTTCAACGAGCGTAAACAAAAGGAGTGTTTTGACTCGTATAATAAGATTATCTTTGGCGATGTTCGTTTTGACGTTTTTAAACACCTTAAAATATCTGATGCTGTTGTGCCTGAGGATGGAGCTGAAATTGTGCGTCCTGTGGAAGTGGGTAAAAATCCGAATAAACGGTCTGTGCCGAAAGGTTATGTTGAGGCTCTAAAATGTCTTTGCGCAGGACATGATTTGCGCCTGAAGGCCAGGTTGTCCATTGGTGATTTTGCGGATCAAAAAGATGCAAAGTGCAAGCGCAAAATACCTAGTTTTGGCTTGAATGAATTGTTGCTTGCCCTGAATCAATTTTATCGGGCCAGGTTTGAGGAAGAAATAACAAAGTTTTATAATCTTCCTCATTTGCGTCAGGTAGGTGCTGGCTTAAAGCCTGTGATGGAGCGCATAAAGCAGATAAAAAACAATCAGGCATTGATGCGGATTGGTCATTTTTGCCATGTGGAAAGCATGACCTGGGATAAGGTGCGCAAACCAAAAGGCAAAAAAATTGGAAATAGATATGTTTATGGCACTACCAGGACCCTGGCCGAAGCCAGCTATCCTTTTGGTTGGGTATTACTTACCTTTGACGAGGGTTACAGTCCCGACGAGCATATCCCGTCTTTTGCCATGCCTGTAACAGCAAGCGTAAAAGAGCACAGTAAAGCTGACGAACCGGATCAGGACCTACAGGAGCCGGAAGTTAATCAGAGCAGGGAGAAATTGAAGAGCTTGCAACAGCGTCTTGAAGCCCTGCCAGCCAATCAGCGGGCAGGTTCTCTGCCTAATATTGTACATGAGGTCATGGCTGATGAGGATACAGAGTTTCAAAATCAGGCCAGGCAGGTTATTGTGGAATTTGTGCAAAAGACAGGTTTGAAGAAAAGCGTAAAGAAAAAGAAATGGTATCATGAACTGGTGAACGGATAA
- the csm4 gene encoding type III-A CRISPR-associated RAMP protein Csm4 codes for MYVRYKITLLSRLITPLYSDTIFGHLCWGLRYLKGEKFLQSFLDAFDDVLLEDAPMLISCAFPHNYLPLPVLPALERSLLRKLALKIAAANEKLGDKSEDEKLFWGSQVLKKIRKQKWIAIDDWLRLRENATQENMICMAAEKLNQKTFRGNNQESVWKSIVRAHNTISRKTGTVLEPGGLYFVRESWANPGSCFDVYVKFASQEYQNLWDEVWQEYIVPTGFGKDKSTGAGQLVIEQDNEFNPGCLFDLKEYNAWMSLSLLGFERMPDLPCYYSVFSRFGKLGGSFAVHSPDGSKPNPFKKPMILLEPGAVFKDNTAPAGALLQDVHVDARIRHYAMGLWLPLRIVGGGI; via the coding sequence ATGTATGTGCGTTATAAAATAACCCTTTTATCCCGTTTGATAACGCCACTCTACTCTGACACTATTTTTGGTCATCTTTGCTGGGGGCTGCGTTATCTTAAGGGGGAGAAGTTTTTACAATCTTTTTTGGATGCGTTTGATGATGTCCTTTTGGAAGATGCGCCCATGCTTATTTCCTGCGCCTTTCCCCATAACTATTTGCCTTTGCCTGTCTTACCAGCCCTTGAGAGGTCGCTTCTTAGAAAATTAGCTTTGAAGATAGCTGCTGCTAATGAAAAATTAGGAGATAAAAGCGAGGATGAAAAGCTGTTCTGGGGCAGTCAGGTTTTAAAGAAGATTCGTAAGCAAAAATGGATAGCTATAGATGATTGGTTAAGATTGCGTGAGAATGCAACTCAGGAAAACATGATTTGTATGGCAGCAGAGAAGTTAAATCAGAAAACGTTTAGAGGAAATAACCAGGAGAGCGTCTGGAAATCAATAGTGCGTGCCCACAACACTATTAGCCGCAAGACAGGCACTGTGCTTGAACCTGGGGGCCTGTATTTTGTCCGTGAAAGCTGGGCTAATCCGGGCAGTTGTTTTGATGTGTATGTGAAATTTGCATCTCAGGAATATCAAAACTTATGGGATGAAGTTTGGCAGGAATATATTGTGCCTACTGGCTTTGGCAAAGATAAAAGCACTGGTGCAGGGCAACTTGTTATTGAGCAGGACAATGAGTTTAATCCTGGGTGTTTGTTTGACCTGAAAGAATACAATGCCTGGATGAGCCTGTCTTTGCTGGGATTTGAGAGGATGCCAGATTTACCTTGCTATTATAGTGTATTTTCCAGATTTGGTAAATTAGGCGGTAGTTTTGCTGTGCATAGCCCTGATGGCAGTAAACCCAATCCCTTTAAAAAACCAATGATTTTGTTGGAACCAGGAGCTGTTTTTAAGGACAATACTGCGCCAGCTGGGGCACTTTTACAGGATGTGCATGTGGATGCACGCATAAGGCACTATGCTATGGGCCTGTGGTTACCGCTTCGTATTGTCGGAGGTGGAATATGA
- the csm3 gene encoding type III-A CRISPR-associated RAMP protein Csm3: MQLQKITHITGTIKLLTGLHIGGGDAALEIGGLDQPIIKHPLTGEPYIPGSSLKGKMRSLLEVKYNKLKGDGGPCDCGKCIVCCLFGFSGAEKSKTKIGPTRILVRDAYMTEKWKNEFRNGDLPMEIKYENVINRIKGTAENPRPLERVPAGVEFDFNISVRLFDLDGQNKNNILTAIKQAMALLELDALGGCGSRGCGQIKFCNVRIDEEEVKYEHLQEALKADVPVGLQSENGD, encoded by the coding sequence ATGCAATTACAAAAAATTACTCATATTACAGGCACAATTAAGCTGTTAACTGGTTTACACATTGGCGGTGGTGATGCAGCCCTGGAAATTGGTGGCCTAGATCAGCCAATTATCAAACATCCTTTGACAGGTGAACCTTATATTCCTGGTTCATCTTTAAAAGGCAAAATGCGTTCTTTGTTGGAAGTAAAATACAATAAGCTAAAAGGAGATGGTGGTCCCTGTGATTGTGGTAAATGTATAGTTTGTTGCCTTTTTGGGTTTAGTGGAGCTGAGAAAAGCAAAACCAAGATAGGTCCAACGCGTATCTTGGTGCGTGATGCCTATATGACTGAAAAATGGAAAAATGAATTTAGAAATGGCGATTTACCAATGGAAATTAAGTACGAAAATGTCATTAATCGGATAAAAGGCACAGCAGAAAATCCCCGTCCTTTAGAAAGAGTCCCTGCTGGTGTAGAATTTGATTTTAACATTAGTGTTCGTCTTTTTGATCTTGATGGGCAAAACAAGAATAATATTTTAACAGCCATCAAACAGGCAATGGCTCTTTTAGAACTTGATGCCCTGGGTGGATGTGGTTCAAGAGGTTGTGGTCAGATTAAATTTTGTAATGTGCGCATTGATGAAGAGGAAGTCAAATACGAACATTTACAGGAGGCATTAAAAGCGGATGTGCCTGTTGGTTTGCAATCTGAAAATGGAGATTAA
- the csm2 gene encoding type III-A CRISPR-associated protein Csm2, translating to MLTKEDLIDKARQEADKFIRKQRNGKASNRQTETLSSSQLRKFYGEFKRLEMKLKNGLDYQKLEPLIALQVAQVNYNAARGKIPQSFRQFIENAVKDIQTEEQFMDFILFFEAVVGFYYHFAKEYGLKIN from the coding sequence ATGCTGACTAAAGAAGATTTAATAGACAAAGCAAGACAAGAAGCTGACAAATTTATAAGAAAACAAAGAAATGGTAAAGCAAGTAACAGACAAACAGAAACATTGAGCAGCAGTCAGTTACGAAAATTTTACGGTGAGTTTAAACGTTTGGAAATGAAGTTAAAAAATGGTCTTGATTATCAAAAATTAGAACCATTAATTGCCTTGCAGGTTGCGCAGGTTAATTACAATGCAGCGAGGGGTAAAATTCCTCAAAGTTTTAGGCAATTTATTGAAAATGCAGTAAAAGATATACAAACAGAAGAGCAGTTTATGGATTTCATATTGTTTTTTGAAGCTGTAGTTGGATTTTACTATCATTTTGCCAAAGAATATGGATTAAAGATTAATTAA
- the cas10 gene encoding type III-A CRISPR-associated protein Cas10/Csm1, whose amino-acid sequence MDEKQMMVVLAGLVHDIGKLGQRAKADRSPEDDELMPFKDGHHSHWHVLYTDYFVRHFLPLPAELEGRRDELAILASIHHKPHEERLDQMCVAVGDRLAAGIDRVKDKITEDFRAARLNCILEEVSLAQNKFFEPGKWRMKLVEFKPEKEAIFSVQRLEEEDKKEDEFGQEYENLYKGFLAELEKMPENLPFKHYLPWLLRIMEKYLWCVPSSSYKTLPDISLYDHCLVTAAVAQALWLYHQDHPEVALTQVDDAKKFILFGGDLSGIQRFIFGVSESGIKGAVRLFRARSFYLQVLTRSITLDFCKQAGLGLVAQVMDAGGKFILLLPNTPRVKKIVADFQTKVDEFFIASFKGELALCLAHLEVSGKDLLLENFASTLDKFNLCLDESKHTRFQSYLKQKGSVLDDGYDLYAWKGECRACEKLPAEKEIDGASVCSLCYEQIKIIGKKLPGARYVVFGRDGFQVFGNINVFINAENEIDLKKADLVLGVKPDTEFGQWWLAGFMPQITGEELKNKDFFKLAKESYPDVKEEDLPGRTKTFGLIALKSCEGEGEDRRGRALLCLLKADVDNLGLVFSLGLKERLSLSRFASLSRMLNVFFAGYLVEKLKQTEKFQDTYVVFAGGDDLFLIGPWHQTIDLALEIRKEFAEFCAGNKDFSLSCGLYLIKPGFPVRRAAPLAEEALEKAKARKDEQGFTVKDAVCLFDEVLTWDELERQVEVGTRLAEMAMDKDSLVSRAFIYRLLKYARDAEVIARWEDSEQKSSFDWRCGLYVSHALYDLARNIMKVKEGKVQNEDEIKYLRELIQVNEGAKGFAKNIVGIQYALCAIRK is encoded by the coding sequence ATGGATGAAAAACAAATGATGGTTGTGTTGGCTGGCCTTGTGCACGATATAGGCAAGCTGGGGCAGCGGGCAAAAGCGGACAGAAGTCCAGAGGATGACGAGTTGATGCCTTTTAAAGATGGGCACCATTCGCACTGGCATGTGCTTTATACTGACTATTTTGTGCGTCATTTTTTGCCTTTGCCTGCGGAACTCGAAGGCAGGCGCGATGAACTCGCAATTCTGGCGTCCATTCATCATAAGCCTCATGAAGAAAGGCTGGATCAGATGTGTGTTGCAGTTGGGGATAGGCTGGCTGCTGGTATTGATCGGGTGAAGGACAAAATTACAGAAGATTTTCGCGCTGCCCGGCTCAATTGCATCCTGGAAGAGGTGTCATTGGCTCAAAATAAGTTTTTTGAGCCAGGCAAATGGCGGATGAAGCTCGTGGAGTTTAAGCCGGAAAAAGAGGCTATTTTTTCGGTCCAACGACTGGAAGAGGAAGATAAAAAAGAGGATGAGTTTGGCCAGGAATACGAGAATTTGTATAAAGGATTTCTTGCTGAACTGGAAAAAATGCCTGAAAACTTGCCCTTTAAGCACTATCTGCCCTGGCTTCTGCGCATCATGGAAAAATATCTCTGGTGCGTGCCGTCTTCTTCTTACAAAACCCTGCCGGATATCTCCTTGTATGACCACTGTCTGGTTACCGCTGCCGTTGCCCAGGCCCTGTGGCTTTATCATCAGGACCATCCAGAGGTAGCACTAACACAGGTAGATGATGCTAAGAAATTTATTTTGTTTGGTGGCGACCTTTCAGGGATTCAGCGCTTTATTTTTGGCGTAAGTGAAAGTGGCATCAAAGGGGCTGTGCGGTTATTTCGGGCCAGGTCCTTTTATTTGCAGGTACTTACGCGTTCAATAACTCTGGACTTTTGTAAACAGGCAGGGCTTGGTCTGGTTGCTCAGGTGATGGATGCTGGAGGCAAGTTTATTTTACTTTTGCCCAATACCCCGCGAGTGAAAAAAATAGTGGCAGACTTTCAGACTAAAGTGGATGAGTTTTTTATTGCCAGCTTTAAAGGTGAACTGGCCCTTTGTCTGGCCCATCTGGAAGTCAGTGGTAAAGATTTGCTGCTGGAAAATTTTGCCTCCACCCTGGATAAATTTAATCTCTGTCTGGATGAAAGTAAGCATACACGTTTTCAAAGTTATTTAAAACAAAAAGGTTCTGTTCTGGACGATGGTTATGATTTGTATGCCTGGAAAGGTGAATGCAGAGCCTGTGAAAAATTGCCTGCAGAAAAAGAGATTGATGGCGCTTCTGTTTGTTCTTTGTGTTATGAACAAATTAAAATCATTGGCAAGAAGCTACCCGGAGCCAGATATGTTGTGTTTGGCCGCGACGGGTTTCAGGTGTTTGGAAATATAAATGTGTTTATCAATGCAGAAAATGAGATTGATTTAAAAAAGGCAGACTTAGTTTTAGGAGTAAAGCCAGATACTGAGTTTGGTCAATGGTGGCTTGCTGGTTTTATGCCTCAAATTACAGGAGAGGAGTTAAAGAATAAAGATTTTTTTAAATTGGCAAAAGAGAGTTATCCTGACGTTAAAGAAGAAGATTTGCCAGGACGGACAAAGACTTTTGGTCTTATTGCCTTGAAATCGTGTGAAGGCGAAGGTGAAGATCGCAGGGGAAGGGCCTTATTATGTCTTTTAAAGGCAGATGTGGATAACCTGGGGTTGGTGTTTAGCCTGGGCTTAAAAGAACGGCTTTCCTTATCCAGGTTTGCCTCGCTGTCCAGGATGCTCAATGTGTTTTTTGCTGGTTATCTAGTGGAGAAGTTAAAACAGACAGAGAAGTTTCAGGATACTTATGTGGTCTTTGCTGGCGGAGATGATCTTTTCCTCATTGGTCCTTGGCATCAGACTATAGATCTGGCGCTGGAGATAAGAAAGGAGTTTGCTGAGTTTTGTGCGGGCAATAAAGACTTTTCCCTTTCCTGTGGTTTGTATCTGATAAAACCAGGTTTTCCAGTGCGCAGGGCAGCACCACTGGCAGAGGAAGCCCTGGAAAAGGCCAAGGCCAGAAAAGACGAACAGGGGTTTACAGTTAAAGATGCTGTTTGTCTGTTTGATGAGGTGTTGACCTGGGATGAACTGGAAAGGCAGGTGGAAGTTGGAACAAGGCTGGCAGAAATGGCTATGGACAAAGATAGTCTGGTAAGCAGGGCCTTTATCTATCGTTTGTTAAAGTATGCCAGGGATGCAGAAGTCATTGCAAGATGGGAAGACAGTGAGCAAAAATCATCTTTTGATTGGCGTTGCGGACTTTATGTTTCTCACGCCCTTTATGATCTGGCCAGAAACATAATGAAGGTAAAGGAGGGAAAAGTGCAAAATGAAGATGAAATTAAGTATTTGCGCGAGCTTATTCAGGTAAATGAAGGCGCAAAAGGATTTGCTAAAAACATAGTTGGAATACAATATGCACTTTGTGCAATAAGAAAATAA
- the cas6 gene encoding CRISPR system precrRNA processing endoribonuclease RAMP protein Cas6, with the protein MSWMEEMKLLPLEFEFSAKEEFVLPAYKGATFRGGFGHIFKKSVCVARSTSECKDCILATSCIYAYVFETPRPQKAEIMRKYEHIPHPFVLCPPLGKERLVKRNARLVVGLTLIGKAIDYLPYFVLVMEALGNQGIGADKGKCILECVRCKDKTVFSQGSSEIKPVTPFEWSELLASAPPRERISLEFLTPLKLVRKGQVIKKGLSFQDLFRSLLRRIALLSTFHCAAQPDVDFKGLIDLAANIQTLEDNTKWFHWSRYSTRQKSIMPSGGLVGSITFKGDFEPFWPFLLLGQYFHVGKNTSFGLGKYKCVEA; encoded by the coding sequence ATGTCTTGGATGGAAGAGATGAAACTTCTCCCGTTGGAATTTGAGTTTAGTGCAAAAGAGGAGTTTGTGCTCCCTGCATACAAAGGTGCTACCTTCAGGGGCGGATTTGGCCATATTTTTAAAAAGAGCGTATGCGTTGCTAGGTCTACATCTGAGTGTAAGGATTGCATACTAGCTACATCCTGTATTTATGCCTATGTATTTGAGACCCCTCGGCCCCAAAAGGCAGAGATTATGCGTAAGTACGAGCATATACCTCACCCATTTGTTCTTTGTCCACCTCTTGGTAAGGAGCGTCTGGTAAAGAGAAATGCGAGGCTTGTTGTAGGTTTAACTTTGATAGGCAAGGCCATAGATTATTTACCCTATTTTGTTTTGGTTATGGAGGCCCTGGGCAACCAGGGGATAGGAGCGGACAAAGGCAAATGCATTCTGGAATGTGTGCGCTGCAAGGACAAAACTGTTTTTTCTCAGGGCTCTAGCGAGATTAAGCCTGTTACACCATTTGAATGGAGCGAACTTTTAGCTTCCGCGCCACCAAGAGAGCGGATTAGCTTGGAATTTTTGACCCCTCTCAAGCTTGTGCGCAAAGGACAGGTCATAAAAAAAGGTTTGAGTTTTCAGGATTTGTTTCGCTCCCTTCTGCGCCGGATAGCGCTTTTGTCCACATTTCACTGTGCTGCTCAACCAGATGTTGATTTCAAGGGTTTGATTGATCTGGCAGCCAACATTCAAACGCTGGAGGACAATACTAAGTGGTTTCATTGGAGCCGATACTCCACAAGACAGAAATCAATTATGCCAAGCGGTGGCCTTGTGGGATCCATTACTTTTAAAGGCGATTTTGAGCCTTTCTGGCCCTTTTTGCTCTTGGGCCAATATTTCCATGTAGGCAAAAACACCAGTTTTGGGCTGGGAAAATATAAATGTGTGGAAGCGTGA
- the lysS gene encoding lysine--tRNA ligase translates to MNKEHSKEESQILKHRREKAKFLQDAGIPLYPNTFRKNTDIADILDKYGSFTVEQLEEVGNDFLVAGRIVALRSFGKVTFFHIQDHTGKIQVYAQRDLIGPENYKIFKKYDIGDIVGVKGGLFRTKTGELTIKAEHIELVTKSMRPLPEKYHGLKDVETRYRQRYVDLIVNPRAREIFIKRTQIVRFIRNFLDSKGFMEVETPMMQPIPGGATARPFETHHNALDMKLYLRIAPELYLKRLLVGGFERVYEINRNFRNEGISTQHNPEFTMLEFYMAYADFHMLMELTEELFSKLATEICGSPKITYQGQTVDLTPPWNKLSFYESLEKIGGLKPEDYQDYDRAKELVRKLGENAQVGEKLGKLQAKLFDILVEPKLIQPHFIYHYPTDISPLSRKNEQDPTITDRFELFITGREMANAFSELNDPFDQRARFEEQVKEKEAGDDEAHRMDEDYIRALEYGMPPAGGEGIGIDRLVMLLTDSPSIREVILFPLLRPEVASG, encoded by the coding sequence TTGAACAAGGAGCATTCAAAAGAAGAAAGTCAAATCTTAAAGCACCGCAGGGAAAAGGCCAAATTTCTTCAAGATGCTGGGATCCCTCTTTACCCCAATACCTTCCGTAAAAACACCGATATTGCTGATATTTTAGACAAATACGGGTCATTTACTGTTGAGCAGTTGGAAGAGGTAGGAAACGACTTTTTGGTTGCCGGCAGGATTGTGGCCCTGCGCTCTTTTGGCAAGGTAACTTTTTTTCATATCCAGGACCATACGGGCAAAATCCAGGTCTATGCCCAGCGCGATCTTATCGGCCCTGAGAATTATAAAATTTTCAAAAAATACGACATCGGGGACATTGTTGGAGTCAAGGGAGGCCTGTTCCGGACCAAGACCGGTGAGCTGACCATCAAGGCCGAGCACATTGAGCTGGTGACCAAATCCATGCGCCCGTTGCCGGAAAAATACCATGGTCTTAAAGACGTTGAGACCAGGTACAGGCAGAGATATGTGGACCTTATCGTCAATCCCCGGGCCAGGGAAATTTTTATCAAACGGACCCAAATCGTCCGCTTTATCCGCAATTTCTTAGACTCCAAGGGATTCATGGAAGTAGAGACCCCCATGATGCAGCCTATCCCAGGCGGGGCAACTGCCAGGCCCTTTGAAACTCATCACAACGCCCTGGATATGAAGCTTTATTTACGCATTGCCCCGGAACTTTACCTGAAAAGACTTTTAGTAGGTGGTTTTGAGCGAGTTTATGAAATCAACCGCAACTTCCGTAATGAGGGAATCTCCACCCAGCACAATCCAGAGTTCACCATGCTTGAATTCTATATGGCCTATGCTGATTTCCACATGCTCATGGAGCTTACCGAAGAACTATTTTCCAAGCTGGCCACGGAAATCTGTGGCAGTCCCAAGATTACCTACCAGGGCCAAACCGTTGACTTGACACCACCCTGGAATAAACTTTCTTTTTATGAATCCCTGGAAAAGATAGGGGGGCTTAAGCCAGAGGATTATCAGGATTACGACCGGGCCAAGGAATTGGTCCGGAAACTAGGGGAAAATGCTCAAGTGGGCGAAAAGCTGGGCAAACTCCAGGCCAAACTCTTTGACATCCTGGTTGAACCGAAACTTATCCAGCCCCATTTTATCTATCATTATCCAACTGATATTTCCCCGTTATCACGCAAAAATGAACAGGATCCAACCATAACTGACAGGTTCGAACTATTTATCACCGGTCGGGAAATGGCCAATGCTTTTTCTGAGCTCAACGACCCCTTTGATCAACGTGCCCGCTTTGAAGAACAGGTCAAGGAAAAAGAAGCAGGTGATGACGAAGCCCACCGTATGGACGAAGATTATATCCGGGCCCTGGAGTACGGTATGCCCCCGGCAGGCGGCGAAGGCATTGGCATTGACCGCTTGGTCATGCTCCTTACTGACTCACCATCCATTAGGGAGGTCATTCTTTTCCCTCTACTAAGACCAGAGGTTGCATCCGGTTAA